AAGGATACTCTCAATAGATGTGAATGTCTGAAGCTACTGTAATTCTATTAATAAATACAGATCTTTAAAGTTACTGAAGCTTCTGAAAGTTCCATGCTATATAAGCAGAACTAATTGTGCCCTCAGCCAAATTCTGAAGGACACAAAGTTTATCTGAGTTGTAATATCTTTTCCAAGCCCCTATCTTTCAAAGCCTAGTGACCTGCCAGCTTTTCCCCAGACCTTTATCCCATGTTTCAttcctaaatgttcatcgactaACCTCAGCAGTCATCTAATACCTGATAAGGTTGACTTTCAAAATAGATTGAGTTTTATCTCTCTGAGCATTGAGGATAGGGAAAGCTGGATATCAAACTTTGAAAATACAGATAGAGATGATTGTAAAACTGAATGTAAAAcaagaattttgaaatatatgtttGGCGGCTATTTGCCGGGAAGACTTACTTTTTGTTTATCTCTGCAAGTTTGATTACTTCCTCTGACTACTAAGGGAAAAACCTGACTGAAGTTATTGCTAAAATAGTGATCTTTTTGATTCTGAAAATATCTTCAACAATACTGTTATCCAGTTGTAGTTGGCAAGATATTTTCAGTTTACATAGAAAAGAACTTTTGAGTTTATGAAAGTTCACGCTTGAATGCCTCTTTGGtagaatacaaatatatttgtatacccaAACATGGACTGATATGCCCTTGAccctatttttctctattttctgcaGAAATCATCACTCTGATGCTTTCGCTAAGGAAGGAACACAAATTCTCAAGATGGGAAGTAACAGCACAAAGAGTACAAGAGCAAAGTGCACTGATCTTCAAATGTCATTTCAGTACTCTCTGTATGCAACCACTTATATCCTAATATTTATCCCTGGTCTATTGGTGAACAGTGCGGCCTTGTGGGTTTTGTGTCACTtcatcagcaagaaaaataaagccatcattTTCATGATCAACCTCTCTGTGGCTGACCTTGCTCATGTGCTGTCCTTACCCCTCCGGATTTACTATTACATCAGCCACCACTGGCCTTTCCAGAGGGCCCTTTGCCTGCTGTGCTTCTACCTAAAGTATCTCAACATGTATGCCAGCATTTGTTTCCTGACATGCATCAGCCTTCAGAGGTGCTTCTTTCTCCTCAAGTCTTTCAGGGCCAGAGACTGGAAGCGTAGGTATGATGTGGCCATCAGTGCTGCCATCTGGGTCATCATGGGGACTGCCTGTTTGCCACTTCCAATTCTGAGAAATGCTGGATTAGCCAACAATACTGAATCCTGCTTTGCCaatttagggcttcaacatattagCATGGCGTCTACTATTGGCATGGTAACTGTAGCTGAACTTGGAGGGTTTGTCTTACCTGTTGTAATTATTACTTATTGCACATGGAGAACAAGAACAATTTTACAGGAATTCCAAGTTCCCCCTCAGAAtaccaaagagagaaaaaaggcttTGTGGATGGTCCTGATGTGTGCAGTGGTATTCATTGTGTGTTTCACACCCTACCACCTCAACTTCCCTTTCTTTATGATGGTGAAGCAACGAATCTTTTCAAACTGCTCCTTTATTAAGAGCACTCTATTTTTCCACATAATTTCCCTGTGTCTTGCAAATTTAAATTGCTGTCTTGATCCAGTTGTATATTATTTTATGACCTCAGAATTTCGTGATGGATTTTTGGAACATGGTAGTTTGGTTCTTCAGTCATGTGTGAAATGCAAGGCTGGTGCTTTGGAAATTCAGCATAGGAAGGAGGATCTTCAAACTATCTCTCTTGAATTTATGGATGATTCCAAAACAATGTAATCAAATAATTACCTAGAATAATCTATATGCTCTGTCAGTTTACCTATGTCACCTTGaagttctttcttaaaaaaaaatggtacccTTAAGTGCCTTGATGAAACATGGCTCCCTTCCCTTAATCCTCAAAATgattcttctggaaaaaaaatattaaagcctaTATTTTCTGTCCAAATGGAAATATTGTTCTATGGAGCAtatgagaaaataactttatttacacAAAAGAACGAACAACAGAATGAATTGCACCCCTGTTCCTCAGCAATAGGTCCAAAATTTTCACATTCCCTTGCTAGAAACAAAATGCATATTGAAAatagatgaacatagatgaattgtctacacatttaaaaatgtacaggaTAACAATACTATCCTTGCTTTAACAAGAAGTTATACACAGGTGGAGTGgcaaagatggcagagtaggaagaccctggtCTCAAATCCTtccacaggcacaccaaaattacaaatacttacagagcaactattgatgagaacaacctgaacactagcagaaaaaatattttacaaccaaagatgtaaagaaggaaccacaacaagatgggtaggagaaGTGGTGACACAGTATAGTCAAGAGCCATACCCGTGGATAGGTGACCCACAAACAGTAGagtaattacaattgcagaggttctccacAAGGAAtgaagggtctgagccccacattgaGCTCCCCAGCCCAGAGATCCTGCACTAGAAAGACAAGCCTCTAGACTGTTTGGCTTTCAAGGTCAGTGAGGCTTAGCTTCAGGAGAGCtgaagggctgtgggaaatagagactgtattcttaaagggcacacacaaaatctcacaagctctgagacccagggcagaagcaacAATTTGAAACAAACTTGGGttagacccacttgctgatcttggagagtctcccagagagaaGGCAATTGGGACTCACCCTAGGGACATTGACACTGACAGCCGCTATTTTTGGAAACTCATCCTACCATGAGGGCACTGATGTTGGCAACACCATTTTGGGATCCTCCCTTTAGCAGGTTGGCTGATTTAGGACCCCCTGAGCTTCCAAGGACCTGGCCTTGTTCAGCACAGCACACAAGATCCAGCCCAACACACAACAGGCCAACACCAGGTCTGTGAAATCAAGGTCCCAGAGCCAGAGTaaccaggacccagctccacccaacagtgggccagcactagccctggggtCCAGCCTTACCCCCTTAGGGATGGGAATTAGCCTTGGGATATTTGGGTCCCAGCCCTTCCCACATGTGGGTGGACATCAACTCAGGGACCCCCTGCACACTGCAGGCAGACATGCCAGGATTCAGTTGTGCCCATTGGGCCAGAATTAGCCCAAGGACCCTCTTggtcccagctccacccaccattgagttgacaccagctctgggacttCAGACCACAGTCAGAGACCCCGGGTCCTAACTCTGCACACAAGGAGCTGGTCGTATCCCTGGGACCAAGTCTTACCCACTAGTGGGAAGGCACCAGCATCAGGATGCCCAAGGCACCGTATCCTCCCATGAGAATGTTGAAACCAGCTCCAGGACACTTTGAGCCCCTCAGCCACCTGCCCTTGGCCATGGCCCAGCTCAACAGCAGGTAGATACTAGCTCCAGGATCCTAACCCTGCAGCCAGCCACCTTGTGACATAGCCTAACTCACCAGTAGGCTGGCACCAGGACCAGGATTTTCCTGGTCATGCACCTAGTCATGGCAGGATTATGCCTTACCCACCAGAAGACAGTAGTCTCCACACAAGGCAGTGGctggcaaccaactggaccaGGAGAGAGTTACACCTACCAGTACCAGTAGTAGTCAGCTTATCACAGAAGAAAGACCCAGATAGCCATTTTGGGGGCACGCTGAGAACATATAGTTCTGGTGACAAGAAGGGAGTGTGCTGCTGTGTCCCATAGCACGTCTCCTACATAAAGCCACTTCTCTAAGATAGGGAAATATAAGCAGTataccaaatacatagaaataaaaacagcaaattagacaaaatgaagtgacagagaaatatgttccaaatgaagtaacaagataaaccccagaagaagaactaactTAAttagagataagcaatctacccaataaagcaTTCATGGTGgtgatcataaagatgttcaaagaacgCAGGACAAAAagtggatgaacacagtgagaatagtaaaaaaaaagagttagaggaggagagagaagatggcagaagagtaagactcTGAGagcaacttcctccccacaggtacatcagaaatacatctgcacgtggaactgctcctatacaacacccactgaatgccggcagaagacctcagaccttccaaaaggcatgaaactccccacgtacctgggtagggcaaaagaaaaaagaataaacagagacaaaagaatagggacgggacctgcaccagtgggagggagctgtgaaggaggaaaggtcccACACagtagaagccccttcacgggtggagactgtgggtggcagagggggaatcTTCAGAACCACGgaagagagtgcagtaacagggtgcagagagcaaagcggagagattcccgcagaggattggtgccaaccagcactcaccagcccgagacgcTTGTCCGCTCACCCACCTGGaaaggcgggggctgggagctgaggcttgggcttcggtcagaagctgggagaggactggggttagctgcatggacacagcctgaaggggttagtgcaccccGGCTAGCAGGGacggagtccgggagaagtctggagatgccgaagaggcaagagaccttttcttcactctgcttcctggggtgcgaggagaggggattaatcacgcagcttaaaggagctccagagatgggcacggaggtgccaaagagacaagagactttttcttgcctctttgtttcctggtgcgagaggagaggggattaagcatgcCGAGTAAAgaagctccagaaacgggcgtgagccacagctaccagCGTGGACACCACAGGCGGgaatgagatgctaaggctgctgctgccaccaccaagaagcctgtgtgcgagcacaggtcactctccacacctcccctcctgggagcctgtgcagcccaccacagccagggtcccgggatccagggacaatttcctcgggagaacgcacggcatgcctcaggctggtgcaacgtcaggctggcctctgccgccacaggctcaccccacatccgtacACCTCCCTCGGCCCAGCCTGAGTCAGAGCCctcaaatcagctgctcctttaaccccgtcctgtcagAGCGAAGAGCTGATGCCCTCGgaagacctacacgcagaggtggggccaagtccaaagctgaaccccaggagctgtgcgaacaaagaggggaaggggaggtctctcccagcagcctcagaagcagaggattaaatctccacaatcaacttgaagggccctgcatctgtggaatacctaaatagacagcGAATCTTCCCAAGATGAGGAGGAGGACATTGGGAGCaatgtatattattatttggactttgggagaaagatatattatttttcccccttttctctttttgtgagtgtgtatgtgtgtgctgctgtgtgagattttgtctgtatagctttgctttcaccatttgtcctagggtactGACTGAcccgtattttttttttacttttaaaaatttttattcttaataattattgtttattttaataactttattttatcttacttcattttatcttctttctttcttcctttattcctttctttcttcctttctttcttccttccatcctcccttccttcctcccttcctttctcccttcctttcatcctttcttctttcctcccttccttcctcccttccttcctttctttctttctttcctttctattttttctcccttttattctgagtcatgTGGATTGAAGGCTCTTAGTGCTCCAACGaggggtcagggctgtgtctctcaggtgggagaaccaaattcaggacaccggtccacaagagacctcccagccccacgtaatatcaaatggcaaaaatctcccagagatctccatctcagcaccaagacccagcttcactcaacgaccagcaagctacagtgatggacaccctatgccaaacaactagcaagacaggactacagcaccatccattagcagagaggatccctaaaatcataataaggctacagacaccccaaaacacaccaccagacgtggacttcccatcaaaaagataagatccagcaacatccaccagaacacaagcactactccctccaaccaggaaacctactcaacccatgGAACCAAACTTAggcactggagacagacaccaaaaacaacaggaactactaACCTGCATCCTgaaaaaaggagaacccaaacatttcaaatgaaacgacagaaaaacacacagcagatgaaggagcaaggtaaaaacccaccagacctaacaaatgaagagaaataggcagtctacctgaaaaagaattcagaataatgatagtaaaggtgatacaaaatcttggaaatagaatagacaaaatacaagaaacatttaacaaggacctagaagaaataaagaggaagcaagcaacgagggtcccagaagaagaagagaaaaagaaaggtactgagaaaatatttgaagagattatagttgaaaatttccctaatatgggaaaggaaatagttaatcaagtccaggaagcacaaagagtcccaacatgataaatccaaagagaaacatgccaagacacatattaatcaaactatcaaatacaaagaaaacatatgaaaagcagcaagggaaaaacaacaaataacacacaagggaatccccataaggttaacatctgatccttcagcagaaactcagcaagccagaagcgagtggcaggacatatttaaagtgatgaaggagaaaaacctacaaccaagattactctatccagcaaggatctcattcagattcgatggagaaattaaaaacttcacagac
This window of the Physeter macrocephalus isolate SW-GA chromosome 21, ASM283717v5, whole genome shotgun sequence genome carries:
- the LOC102988461 gene encoding putative P2Y purinoceptor 10, which encodes MGSNSTKSTRAKCTDLQMSFQYSLYATTYILIFIPGLLVNSAALWVLCHFISKKNKAIIFMINLSVADLAHVLSLPLRIYYYISHHWPFQRALCLLCFYLKYLNMYASICFLTCISLQRCFFLLKSFRARDWKRRYDVAISAAIWVIMGTACLPLPILRNAGLANNTESCFANLGLQHISMASTIGMVTVAELGGFVLPVVIITYCTWRTRTILQEFQVPPQNTKERKKALWMVLMCAVVFIVCFTPYHLNFPFFMMVKQRIFSNCSFIKSTLFFHIISLCLANLNCCLDPVVYYFMTSEFRDGFLEHGSLVLQSCVKCKAGALEIQHRKEDLQTISLEFMDDSKTM